A single window of Nicotiana sylvestris chromosome 5, ASM39365v2, whole genome shotgun sequence DNA harbors:
- the LOC104228903 gene encoding calcineurin B-like protein 7 isoform X1 produces MGGKASKKDTARSVLADPVALASETIFTVNEVEALLDLYKKLSCSITKDGLIHKEELLLALFKNHKKENLFADRIFALFDAKQNGQIDFEEFVQALSIFHPRTPESEKIAYAFKLYDLGHTGYIERKELKEMVLALLDESDLRLSDDVVEAIVDKTFKETDTNGDGRIDQEEWREYAARNPTLLRNMTLPYLMDVNLAFPSFVLGTGAED; encoded by the exons ATGGGTGGCAAAGCTTCTAAAAAAGATACAGCAAGATCTGTATTGGCAGATCCCGTTGCACTTGCTTCTGAAACGATTT TCACTGTCAACGAAGTAGAAGCGTTGCTTGATCTATACAAGAAATTAAGCTGCTCCATCACCAAAGACGGGCTGATCCATAAG GAAGAACTCTTACTGGCACTTTTCAAGAACCATAAGAAAGAAAACCTTTTTGCAGACAGG ATATTTGCCCTTTTTGACGCCAAGCAGAATGGACAAATTGACTTTGAAGAATTTGTACAAGCATTGAGCATTTTCCATCCAAGGACTCCTGAATCTGAGAAAATTGCAT ATGCATTTAAGTTATATGACCTTGGGCACACTGGGTACATTGAGCGCAAGGAG TTGAAGGAGATGGTGTTGGCTCTTCTCGACGAATCTGATCTTCGCCTTTCAGATGATGTTGTTGAAGCAATTGTCGACAAG ACATTTAAAGAAACAGATACAAACGGTGATGGCAGGATCGACCAAGAGGAGTGGAGAGAATATGCTGCTAGAAATCCAACGTTGTTAAGAAACATGACTCTTCCATATTTAAT GGATGTCAATTTAGCATTTCCGAGCTTTGTCCTGGGCACTGGCGCGGAAGACTAA
- the LOC138891302 gene encoding uncharacterized protein produces MLKTSKYYTDADRKAVEKIFRAKKILVCEIGPEEYNRITACDTAKEIWVALQTSYEGTTQVKQSKIDMFTTEYELFRMKDDESIQDIHTRFTSIINELHSLGETIPTNKLVRKILSILPSPWESKVNAITESKDLQELTIEELIGNLKTYEMKREIDSQRREPKKEKNLVLKADSNDTSEEDSDIAYLTKRFQKMVRRNGEILKRGSSSKPKTHDLCHKCGNPGHFIKDCPLLKQDFSQNNLVKAATRNPVPFKDFKRKRSADNMVKQALAAWGNSSNESEDEINAGDISMMAVEGKENEYDSTFALMVQSDDDEDEDNKELNFRDVQRNLKFYSHKKLVSLARILIDVYHSLVEDRDSLTLELGKAEQTKDDLVAEVIDHKKSIENFREERNDLLAVIAYLRETIERPRIKSKLGKSGKGKKIASEEYIRLENELKAVRTRMCVETENNKHLLTDLERVKNDLEKSLKWTWSLEAITTLYTNNGVNMQGI; encoded by the coding sequence ATGCTAAAAACCAGTAAATATTATACCGACGCAGATAGGAAAGCTGTGGAGAAAATCTTTCGTGCCAAGAAGATTCTGGTATGTGAAATAGGACCTGAAGAATATAATAGAATCACCGCATGCGacactgctaaggagatatgggtAGCTTTGCAAACATCTTATGAGGGAACCACCCAAGTAAAACAGTCTAAGATCGATATGTTCACTACTGAGTATgaactcttcaggatgaaggacgatgaatctattcaagatatacacacaagattcacttccatcataaatgagttacactcacttggtgaaaccattcctacaaacaagctagtgaggaaaatccTCAGTATTCTACCTAGcccttgggaaagcaaggtgaatgccATTACTGAATCAAAGGATTTACaagagctgaccatagaagagctgattggaaatctaaagacctacgagatgaagaggGAGATAGACAGtcaaagaagagaaccaaagaaagaaaagaacctggtactcaaagctgatagcaaTGACACAAGTGAGGAAGACAGTGACATAGCCtacttaaccaaaagatttcagaagatggtcagaagaaatggagaaataCTAAAAAGGGGCAGTTCTAGCAAACCAAAAACCCATGATCTCTGTCATAAGTGTGGAAATCCTGGACACTTTATCAAAGACtgtcctctcttgaagcaagaTTTCTCCCAGAACAACCTTGTAAAAGCAGCAACGAGGAACCCAGTTCCTTTCAAGGACTTCAAAAGAAAGAGATCTGCTGACAATATGGTAAAACaggctcttgcagcatggggaAATTCTTCTAATGAGTCTGAAGATGAAATTAATGCCGGTGATATCTCtatgatggcagttgaaggcaaggaaaatgaatatgactcaacttttgctttgatggtccaatcagatgatgatgaagacgagGACAATAAAGAgttaaatttcagggatgttcagagaaatctgaaattctACTCCCATAAGAAACTTGTGTCTTTAGCTAGAATATTGATTGATGTCtatcatagtcttgtggaggataggGATTCCTTGACCTTAGAACTAGGAAAAGCTGAACAAACTAAAGATGACTTAGTGGCTGAAGTTATTGACCATAAGAAATCCATTGAAAACTTCAGGGAGGAAAGAAATGATCTCTTGGCAGTAATTGCATACCTAAGGGAAACAATAGAGAGACCAAGGATTAAGTCCAAACTTGGAAAGtctggaaaaggaaaaaagatagCTAGTGAGGAatacattaggcttgaaaatgagttgaaaGCTGTGAGAACTAGGATGTGTGTTGAAACTGAGAATAACAAGCACCTCCTAACTGAtctggaaagagtaaaaaatgatcttgaaaagtccctaaagtggacctggtccttagAAGCTATCACTACCTTGTACACTAATAATGGTGTTAACATGCAGGGAATAtag
- the LOC138891304 gene encoding uncharacterized mitochondrial protein AtMg00810-like, whose protein sequence is MGELNFFLVVQVKESPKGIFICQQKYVRELLKRFDMEALKVIDTPIATTTRLYMDETGTPVNQTMYRGDSFNLIGYADADYAGYLVDRKSTSGMAHFLGSCLISWGTRKQNSVALSTTEVEYVAATS, encoded by the exons atgggggaactgaacttcttcctgGTTGTTCAAGTAAAAGAGTCTCCAAAGGGTATATTtatttgtcagcaaaaatacgTCAGAGAGCTCTTGaaaaggtttgacatggaagcattaaaggtgatagacactcccattgctacGACCACTCGACTGTACATGGATGAAACTGGGActcctgtgaatcaaaccatgtatagag gtgacagttttaatctcattggatatgctgatgcagactatgcaggttatcttgtggataggaaaagcacttCCGGAATGGCCCACTTCCTAGGTTCATGTCTCatctcttggggcacaaggaagcaaaactcagtggctctttcaacaactgaagtAGAATATGTAGCCGCTACATCCTGA
- the LOC104228903 gene encoding calcineurin B-like protein 7 isoform X2, which produces MGGKASKKDTARSVLADPVALASETIFTVNEVEALLDLYKKLSCSITKDGLIHKEELLLALFKNHKKENLFADRNGQIDFEEFVQALSIFHPRTPESEKIAYAFKLYDLGHTGYIERKELKEMVLALLDESDLRLSDDVVEAIVDKTFKETDTNGDGRIDQEEWREYAARNPTLLRNMTLPYLMDVNLAFPSFVLGTGAED; this is translated from the exons ATGGGTGGCAAAGCTTCTAAAAAAGATACAGCAAGATCTGTATTGGCAGATCCCGTTGCACTTGCTTCTGAAACGATTT TCACTGTCAACGAAGTAGAAGCGTTGCTTGATCTATACAAGAAATTAAGCTGCTCCATCACCAAAGACGGGCTGATCCATAAG GAAGAACTCTTACTGGCACTTTTCAAGAACCATAAGAAAGAAAACCTTTTTGCAGACAGG AATGGACAAATTGACTTTGAAGAATTTGTACAAGCATTGAGCATTTTCCATCCAAGGACTCCTGAATCTGAGAAAATTGCAT ATGCATTTAAGTTATATGACCTTGGGCACACTGGGTACATTGAGCGCAAGGAG TTGAAGGAGATGGTGTTGGCTCTTCTCGACGAATCTGATCTTCGCCTTTCAGATGATGTTGTTGAAGCAATTGTCGACAAG ACATTTAAAGAAACAGATACAAACGGTGATGGCAGGATCGACCAAGAGGAGTGGAGAGAATATGCTGCTAGAAATCCAACGTTGTTAAGAAACATGACTCTTCCATATTTAAT GGATGTCAATTTAGCATTTCCGAGCTTTGTCCTGGGCACTGGCGCGGAAGACTAA